The region TCCAGGTCGACCCGGCTCTGCTCCGTCATGGTCGTGCCGTCCTTCCAAATGGTGTGCGGGCGTGAGACGAGGAAAAGCCGTGCCGCAGCGGCACACTCAAGCCCGTCGTGACGCGGACCACATATGGCTGTGGTCGTCCGCTCGGGGAGGAAGAACCGAGACAAGTCCGCCGCGTCAACCGCGGAGGCACAGCGTGGCGTTCCCGCACTGCCGGGGTGTCCGCCATGCCCAGGAGGTCAGGGGGTCCGGGGCGTGAAGCGGGCGCGGAACCCTTGCGGGAGCAGGAGGTCGTGGAACTTCGGTGCGCAGGTTTCCGTCGTGGGGCGGATTTCGTGGTTCCGGGTGAGCCAGTGGGCGGCCAGGCACAGCTGGATCATGCCCAGTTGGGTGCCAACGCAGACGCGGGGGCCCGCCCCGAACGGGATGTAGGTGTGGCGCTTCGGGGTTCTCGCCGGGTCCAGCCAGCGGTCCGGGGTCAGCTCGTCCGGGTCGGTCCACCAGCGGGGGTCGCGGTGCATCAGGTAGGGGCTGAACATCACGTGGTCGTCCGGGCGCAGCTGCCACTCGCCGAGGGTGGTCCCGCGGCGGGCCGTGCGGCCGATCAGCCAGGTCGGCGGCCACAGGCGCAGGACTTCCTTGACCACCGCCTCGGTCTGCGGCAGCGCCGACAGCGGCGGTGCTTCCTCGCCTGGCCAGGCCGCCGCTTCCTCGGCGACGCGGCGGTGCAGGTCGGGCCGGGACGCCAGCGTCCACACCAGCCAGGTCAGCGCGGTGGCCGGCACTCCGAACGCGGCCAGCATGATGCCGCGGAGCAGGAGCTGCACCTGCTGTTCGGTCAGCTCCGGCTCGCCCGCCGCGAGCAGCACGTCCAGCAGGTCCTGCGGGTGGTCGGCGGGCGGCTTGTCGCGGCGCCGGTGGATCCGTTCCGTCACCGCGTTTAGCGTGCCCTCGCGCGCCCGCAGGAAGCGGCGGATGTGGCGGGACGGCCACCAGGCCGGGAACAGCTGGGAGCTGCCGCCCAGCGGCTCGATCGCCCGCACGTTCTCGGTGAGGATCTCGGCCATGCCGTCGGCGTCGGCGCCGAGGCAGAAGTCGGCGGTCGCGAGGCCCGCGAACCGCTCCATGACGGGCAGGACATCCACCGTTTCCCCGCGTGTTTCGGCGAGGGTCTGCTCGAACAGCAGCCGCAGACGGCCCGCGTGGGCCTGGGCGACAGCCCGGTTGAGCCCGTGCCAGCCCTTGCGCCGGGCCGTCATCCACGCCTGGGCGTCCGCCGCGGCGCGCTCGGGGTCGATGCGGGTCGCCAGCGGGACGCTCTCGCTGTGGAAGTCGTCGTTGGTGCGGGTGAGCAGGTCGTGCACCAGGCCGGGGTCGAGCACCACGATCGTGCGCTCGTCGAAGGAGAAGACGTCGCCGTACTCCTGCCGGCAGCGGACCAGGAACGCCATTCGGTCGCGGTCGTAGTCCAGCGTGTTGCCGACCAGCCAGCGGCCTTTCGGCCCGGGTGGCCGCACCGTGCGTGTGCCGAGCATGCCCTGCCCTCCGCGCGCGGGCGGCGGTCGGACGACCACCGCCCCCGCGACCGCCTCAGTTCGTGCTGATCCAGTAGGTGTAGAAGCCGCCCATCCGGGTCTTGCCGACCAGCCGGGCGGTGATGTGCCGGAGGTAGCTCTTCATTCCGTCCTCCTTGATCCGTGCGATTGCTCGACGGTTCAGTCTGACCATTCGAACCGGGACTTCCAGCGCCCCAACGGTCTAACTTGCGTCGCGAAGCAGACGGGAGTCGCCGGCCGTGCGCGCTTGTTCAAGCGCGGTCCGGACTTGCCCGTCTGCCGGAACTGTTCGGCCTACACCGCAACGACCCGGATGGCGTAGCCACCGTGCGGTGAGGGCAGGCACCACCGCGAAGTCTGGTGCCTGCCCTCGGACTTTGTGGGGCTGTCCCCATGGCCCGCCGGCAGGGGCGGTCGCACAGTGTGGCGACGGCAGCGCGGCAGCACGACCGCCTCGGACCAACGGAGGAGTCGCGCGTTGCCACGGGTGAGGGGAGAGAGAACGTTGACCTGATCGGATTCCATCCGAGCGAGAATTGCCCGGCACTGCGGGGCCCCTTGCGGCCACCGCGATGACTCCGGGTACTCGCGGAAAACGCATTGGGCCATCAGCAGGGAAAATCCGGCGGTGCGGTGGCTCGACAGCACTTCCCGGGATTTCGGGGGCCGCTATCGCCGGTAGCCGCCGAAAGTGCACTCGTGAATGAGTCAGCCATGAAGACGGCTATGAGAACTATGGCGTTGCTTTTCGCCTGGGCGGCTTGTTGTTCGCTGGCGCCCGCCACCGCCCTGGCCGAGAAACCGTTCACCTCGTATGCAGGCGTTGTGCCCGTACATCGTGCCGAGTCCGACTACGACGCGCCAGGTCAGGGCGAACAGGAGCCAGGTAGCTCGGCACCCGCACCGAAGCTCCAGGACGACGATTCCGCACCGCTCACACCGCCGCCACCGCGGTGCCCGGACGGACAGATTCCGGTGGGCGACGAATGCTGGACACCGCCGACAGGCACGGTGCTGTGCCCGGATGGTCAGGTGCGGCAGCCCGATGGCACGTGCGAACCACCACCGCCGACCGATGATCCAGGCGAGCCCGGCTCTGGTGGGCCCGATGGATCCGGGTCCGGGGGTGTGCAGGTGCCGGTCGTTCCCGCGGGCGGGGTCGATACCGGCGGCGGTGGCACTGCGGGCATCGGAGTCGACAGCGGGCTGCTGACGGCAGGAGTCCTGGCGGCGGTCGGTGCCTCTGCGGGACTGCTTCTGCTGCGGCGCGGTCGCGGTGTCGACGACCCTGCGGAGGGAGGATCATGAACGAACGCGGCATCGTGCGCAGCCGCCGTATCGCCGACAGGAAGATCGCCGACACCTGATCTCTCGTATCGACGACTGAGGCGCCGGGGTCCGCAGGCTCCGGCGCCTCAGCTCTCCAGTGGACACTCGTCAGGGACGGACCGGGAGGATGATCGCGGACGGGCGTGCCGGGTCGTGGTACACGGTCTGGTCGGCGGCGAGGAGGGTGGTGGCGGTGGCGCGTGCTTCTCCGGTGCCGGGGTTGCGCGCGTAGCGGGGGAAGGCGCCGCTGGAGACCTGGACGAGGATGCGGTGCCCGCGCTTGAAGCGGTGCGCGGTCGGCCAGAGCCGGACGGTGGCGCACCGTGGTTCGTCGGCGCCGGTCAGGCTGACGAGGCCGTCGCAGACGTTCCAGGAGCGACCGGCGGGGTCGACGTCGCAGAGCCGGACGAATACGTCGGCGTGGGGCAGACTGGACCGGAACCAGATCTCGGCGCTGACCTCGCCGATGACCTCGACGTCCTCCGCGAGGGTCGGCGTGGTGTAGGTGAGCACGTCCGGTCGGGTCTGCAGCGCGGTGTTGTCGACGCGGCCGCTGTCCTTGACCAGACGCACGCCGCCGACTGCGGGAGTCGGGTCGGCCGGGTCGTAGCGGTACTGGTCCGGTTCGGACTCGTCCGGCGGCTCTGTCGCCAGGACGCCGCCGGGCTGCAGGTGGAAGCGCTGCGCCGGGTGGCCGGCGGGCGGCCAGGACTCGAAGTCGCGCCAGGCTTCCTCGCCCATGACGTAGAGCCGGACCGGCGCGCGTCGCGGCGGTTGCTCGCCGCGCGCGTGCGCGAGTCCGAACTCCAGCGCCTCGTCGACCGGTGTGCTGGTGAACTCCGCGTGGGTCCAGGGGCCGACGGTCAGCCGCGCCGGGCGCCCTTCGTCCTGCAGGATCCGGAAATCGCGGAGCTGCCCAGGCAGGAAGATGTCGTACCAGCCGCCGATCGAACTGACCGGCACGGTCACGTCGGCCACGCGGCCGGTGTGGTCCAGCTCGGCCCAGCGCGGGTCGTCGGCGTCGTGGGCGAGGATGTCCTGGACGTACTCGGATCGCCGGCCGAACGCGGCGATGTCGGCCCGGTTGAGCGGGAGCGTCCACAGCGCCCGTGCCGTCTTCTTCGCCTGGATCGGCTGGCGCAGCATCGCCAGGCGACGTTGCTGGGTGCCGACGAGCACGCCCCATCCGAACGGCGTTTCCAGCGACATGCCGTCGGAGCGCAGGAACTCCAGCGTCAGCGCCGACTCGGTCACCACCGGGATGATCGCCTTGACCTGGGGTGGCAACTGGTCGGCGACCGCCCACTGCACGTGTCCCAGGTAGCTCATGCCGTAGAGCACGATCGCGTCGCCGGACCAGGGTTGTCCCACCAGCCAGTCGAGGGTCGCCAGACCGTCCGCGCGTTCCTGCCGCATCGGGTCGAAGGTGCCGCCGGAGCCGAACCCGCCGCGCACGCTCTGGATCAGCACCTGGTAGCCGCGCGCGGCCAGCGGTCGGGCCAGGACCGTGCCGAACGGGCCGCGCCGACCGTAGGGGGTGCGGATCAGTGCGGTCGGCAGGCCCTCGCCGCCGGCTCGTGGTGCCCACCGGTCGGCCAGC is a window of Saccharopolyspora erythraea NRRL 2338 DNA encoding:
- a CDS encoding cytochrome P450, which encodes MLGTRTVRPPGPKGRWLVGNTLDYDRDRMAFLVRCRQEYGDVFSFDERTIVVLDPGLVHDLLTRTNDDFHSESVPLATRIDPERAAADAQAWMTARRKGWHGLNRAVAQAHAGRLRLLFEQTLAETRGETVDVLPVMERFAGLATADFCLGADADGMAEILTENVRAIEPLGGSSQLFPAWWPSRHIRRFLRAREGTLNAVTERIHRRRDKPPADHPQDLLDVLLAAGEPELTEQQVQLLLRGIMLAAFGVPATALTWLVWTLASRPDLHRRVAEEAAAWPGEEAPPLSALPQTEAVVKEVLRLWPPTWLIGRTARRGTTLGEWQLRPDDHVMFSPYLMHRDPRWWTDPDELTPDRWLDPARTPKRHTYIPFGAGPRVCVGTQLGMIQLCLAAHWLTRNHEIRPTTETCAPKFHDLLLPQGFRARFTPRTP
- a CDS encoding CocE/NonD family hydrolase, translated to MNLISRLIQNRLKLSPPLTRDVVVQRDLRVPMPDGVELLADRWAPRAGGEGLPTALIRTPYGRRGPFGTVLARPLAARGYQVLIQSVRGGFGSGGTFDPMRQERADGLATLDWLVGQPWSGDAIVLYGMSYLGHVQWAVADQLPPQVKAIIPVVTESALTLEFLRSDGMSLETPFGWGVLVGTQQRRLAMLRQPIQAKKTARALWTLPLNRADIAAFGRRSEYVQDILAHDADDPRWAELDHTGRVADVTVPVSSIGGWYDIFLPGQLRDFRILQDEGRPARLTVGPWTHAEFTSTPVDEALEFGLAHARGEQPPRRAPVRLYVMGEEAWRDFESWPPAGHPAQRFHLQPGGVLATEPPDESEPDQYRYDPADPTPAVGGVRLVKDSGRVDNTALQTRPDVLTYTTPTLAEDVEVIGEVSAEIWFRSSLPHADVFVRLCDVDPAGRSWNVCDGLVSLTGADEPRCATVRLWPTAHRFKRGHRILVQVSSGAFPRYARNPGTGEARATATTLLAADQTVYHDPARPSAIILPVRP